One genomic region from Jiangella sp. DSM 45060 encodes:
- a CDS encoding ABC transporter permease, with protein sequence MSRLIGRRLALLVPQLLLICFVSFLLIQLTPGSQARARLGSSASDEAVAALEDELGLNDPWPAQFVRYLGGLLRGDLGTSWTTGQPVLDDIARRAPATLELITVSFAVIIVLALLLGLAGGFARNLLGRIGDKISYVYSLMAGAVPDFWFAMIMVFVFYYTFPIAVAPVGQYDEAFGSPDVITGSVLIDTVVTGDVDVLVSHLDHLILPVLTLVFINTAPILRMVRSSVGEALTSGYITLARANGLPQRRIVGYALRSALPPIVTLAGVWYTMLIAGAVLTETIFSWGGVGQYAVQAVQSADWAALQGVVLLAALLSLLVYLAIDLVHAWIDPRVRATGGTR encoded by the coding sequence ATGAGCAGGCTGATCGGCCGGCGCCTGGCGCTGCTCGTCCCGCAGCTGCTGCTGATCTGCTTCGTCAGCTTCCTGCTGATCCAGCTGACCCCGGGCAGCCAGGCCCGGGCTCGGCTGGGCAGCAGCGCGTCGGACGAGGCGGTGGCGGCGCTGGAGGACGAGCTGGGGCTGAACGACCCGTGGCCGGCGCAGTTCGTCCGCTACCTCGGCGGGCTGCTGCGCGGCGACCTCGGCACGTCGTGGACGACCGGCCAGCCGGTGCTCGACGACATCGCCCGCCGGGCCCCGGCCACGCTGGAGCTGATCACCGTGTCGTTCGCGGTGATCATCGTGCTGGCGCTGCTGCTGGGGCTGGCCGGCGGGTTCGCCCGGAACCTGCTGGGCCGCATCGGCGACAAGATCAGCTACGTGTACTCGCTGATGGCGGGCGCGGTGCCGGACTTCTGGTTCGCCATGATCATGGTGTTCGTCTTCTACTACACGTTCCCGATCGCGGTCGCGCCGGTCGGCCAGTACGACGAGGCGTTCGGCTCACCGGACGTGATCACCGGCTCGGTGCTGATCGACACCGTCGTCACCGGCGACGTCGACGTGCTCGTGAGCCACCTCGACCACCTGATCCTGCCGGTGCTCACGCTGGTCTTCATCAACACCGCGCCGATCCTGCGGATGGTCCGCAGCAGCGTCGGCGAGGCGCTGACGTCGGGCTACATCACCCTCGCCCGCGCGAACGGGCTGCCGCAGCGGCGCATCGTCGGGTACGCGCTGCGCAGCGCGCTGCCGCCGATCGTCACGCTGGCCGGCGTCTGGTACACGATGCTGATCGCCGGCGCGGTGCTCACCGAGACCATCTTCAGCTGGGGTGGTGTCGGCCAGTACGCCGTCCAGGCGGTGCAGAGCGCCGACTGGGCCGCACTGCAGGGCGTCGTCCTGCTGGCCGCCCTGCTCTCGCTGCTCGTCTACCTGGCGATCGACCTCGTGCACGCCTGGATCGACCCGCGGGTCCGCGCCACCGGAGGGACCCGATGA
- a CDS encoding ABC transporter permease produces the protein MTTVAPTPTSTPARRRNPQLLIGLIAVAVILLVALLAPLLATHDPLRVSGPVLQPPSGEHWLGTDRSGLDIYSRVVYAPRVDLLLAGVGTLLAALLGVPLGALAGYAPGVVGEAISRTLDVVQAFPFFILAMCLLGIVGGSLPNIIAVLAIVNAPIYARLMHSQTRTLRGRMFIDAARVSGCRPRQVILGHIVPNSLSPILAQMSVTLGMSIILVAGVSFVGAGVEPPTAEWGVMIGDGSGGMFTGQWWPVVFPGIALALTVVAFALVSNGITVANQQRSRRG, from the coding sequence ATGACCACCGTCGCCCCCACGCCCACGTCCACGCCGGCCCGGCGGCGCAACCCGCAGCTGCTGATCGGGCTGATCGCCGTCGCGGTGATCCTGCTGGTGGCGCTGCTCGCGCCGCTGCTGGCCACCCACGACCCGCTGCGGGTGTCGGGGCCGGTGCTGCAGCCGCCGTCGGGCGAGCACTGGCTCGGCACCGACCGGTCCGGCCTGGACATCTACTCCCGGGTCGTCTACGCGCCCCGCGTCGACCTGCTGCTGGCCGGCGTCGGCACGCTGCTGGCGGCGCTGCTCGGCGTGCCGCTGGGCGCGCTGGCCGGGTACGCGCCGGGCGTCGTCGGCGAGGCGATCAGCCGGACGCTCGACGTCGTGCAGGCGTTCCCGTTCTTCATCCTGGCGATGTGCCTGCTCGGGATCGTGGGCGGCTCGCTGCCGAACATCATCGCGGTGCTGGCGATCGTCAACGCCCCGATCTACGCCCGGCTCATGCACAGCCAGACCCGTACGCTGCGCGGCCGGATGTTCATCGACGCCGCCCGCGTCTCCGGCTGCCGGCCGCGCCAGGTGATCCTCGGCCACATCGTGCCGAACTCGCTGAGCCCGATCCTCGCGCAGATGTCGGTGACCCTCGGCATGTCGATCATCCTGGTCGCCGGTGTGAGCTTCGTCGGCGCGGGCGTCGAGCCGCCGACGGCGGAGTGGGGCGTGATGATCGGCGACGGCTCCGGCGGCATGTTCACCGGGCAGTGGTGGCCGGTGGTCTTCCCCGGCATCGCGCTGGCGCTGACCGTCGTCGCGTTCGCGCTCGTCTCCAACGGCATCACCGTCGCCAACCAGCAGAGGAGCCGTCGTGGCTGA
- a CDS encoding ABC transporter ATP-binding protein, which translates to MADTPVLDVAGLEVGNDADRPFTLGPLDLALAAREIVGVVGDSGAGKSLLVSTLTQTLRPSATVVSGQVRFEDADLLTLDHRRQQRIRGARIGFIGSNPHGLLHPMLPVGRQVANVLRAHEAVSRTEARARVLDMFSAVGIPDPSRRLDAYPHELSGGMAQRVVIAVGLICDPDLIVADEPTAGLDVTIQAQVLELIEALVRSRENRALLLATRDLGIVARFCDRVVVLDDGRVAEQGPVRDLFRTPEAAISRELLTAARGF; encoded by the coding sequence GTGGCTGACACCCCTGTGCTCGACGTCGCCGGCCTGGAGGTCGGCAACGACGCGGACCGCCCGTTCACCCTCGGCCCGCTGGACCTCGCCCTGGCGGCGCGCGAGATCGTCGGCGTCGTCGGCGACTCCGGCGCCGGCAAGTCGCTGCTCGTCTCGACGCTCACCCAGACGCTGCGCCCGTCGGCCACCGTCGTCAGCGGGCAGGTGCGGTTCGAGGACGCCGACCTGCTGACGCTGGACCACCGGCGCCAGCAGCGCATCCGCGGCGCCCGGATCGGGTTCATCGGGTCGAACCCGCACGGGCTGCTGCACCCGATGCTGCCGGTCGGCCGGCAGGTGGCGAACGTGCTGCGGGCACACGAGGCGGTCTCCAGGACCGAGGCCCGGGCCCGGGTGCTGGACATGTTCAGCGCGGTCGGCATCCCGGACCCATCCCGCCGCCTGGACGCGTACCCGCACGAGCTCAGCGGCGGGATGGCGCAGCGCGTCGTCATCGCCGTCGGGCTGATCTGCGACCCGGACCTCATCGTCGCCGACGAGCCGACCGCCGGCCTGGACGTCACCATCCAGGCGCAGGTGCTGGAGCTGATCGAGGCGCTGGTGCGGTCGCGGGAGAACCGGGCGCTGCTGCTGGCCACCCGCGACCTCGGCATCGTCGCGCGGTTCTGCGACCGCGTCGTCGTCCTGGACGACGGCCGGGTGGCCGAGCAGGGCCCGGTGCGCGACCTGTTCCGCACACCGGAGGCCGCGATCAGCCGCGAGCTGCTCACCGCGGCGCGGGGATTCTAG
- a CDS encoding ABC transporter ATP-binding protein gives MTHDETVLECAELVRHFPVKGSDKVVQAVNDVSLTFGAGETVALVGESGSGKTTVGRMILGLLAPTSGRIVYQGTALDEMDRRQRRDYRAGVQAVFQDPYDSLDPRRPVLASVREPLRRLELEESSRDGTRRAMAALEAVGLAGITPKTRPHDLSGSACQRVGIARALVTRPRFIVLDEPTSALSPIARAEVMRSLHDVQQSTGVSYLFITHDLAVVESLAHRVAVMYLGRVVEAAASGDVFARRLHPYTEALLGSVLFPDPDRLDGFGVLRGEIPSPIDLPPGCAFASRCAIAGDDCRTAVPPLIDDAVAGHHVACIRQRTRSRDRQLTSTLRKETP, from the coding sequence ATGACCCACGACGAGACGGTGCTGGAGTGCGCCGAGCTGGTCCGGCACTTCCCGGTCAAGGGCAGCGACAAGGTCGTGCAGGCCGTCAACGACGTGTCGCTGACGTTCGGCGCGGGCGAGACGGTGGCGCTGGTCGGCGAGAGCGGCTCGGGCAAGACGACAGTCGGCCGGATGATCCTCGGCCTGCTGGCGCCGACGTCCGGGCGGATCGTCTACCAGGGCACGGCGCTGGACGAGATGGACCGCCGGCAGCGGCGCGACTACCGCGCCGGCGTCCAGGCGGTGTTCCAGGACCCCTACGACTCGCTCGACCCGCGCCGCCCGGTGCTGGCCAGCGTCCGCGAGCCGCTGCGGCGGCTGGAACTGGAGGAGTCGTCGCGCGACGGCACGCGGCGCGCGATGGCGGCGCTCGAGGCGGTGGGGCTGGCCGGCATCACGCCGAAGACCCGGCCGCACGACCTCAGCGGCAGCGCCTGCCAGCGGGTCGGGATCGCCCGCGCGCTGGTGACGCGGCCGCGGTTCATCGTGCTGGACGAGCCGACGTCGGCGCTCAGCCCGATCGCCCGGGCCGAGGTGATGCGGTCGCTGCACGACGTGCAGCAGTCCACCGGCGTCTCGTACCTGTTCATCACGCACGACCTCGCCGTCGTCGAGTCGCTGGCGCACCGGGTCGCGGTGATGTACCTCGGCCGCGTCGTCGAGGCGGCCGCCTCCGGCGACGTGTTCGCTCGCCGGCTGCACCCCTACACCGAGGCGCTGCTCGGCTCGGTGCTCTTCCCCGACCCGGACCGGCTGGACGGGTTCGGGGTGCTGCGCGGCGAGATCCCCAGCCCGATCGACCTGCCGCCTGGCTGCGCCTTCGCCTCGCGGTGTGCCATCGCCGGCGACGACTGCCGCACGGCGGTCCCGCCGCTCATCGACGACGCCGTCGCCGGGCACCACGTGGCCTGCATCCGTCAGCGGACCCGCAGCCGCGACCGGCAACTGACGTCCACCCTCAGGAAGGAGACCCCCTGA
- a CDS encoding mycofactocin-coupled SDR family oxidoreductase yields MTDLSGKVALISGAARGQGRSHALALSRAGARIVGFDLCEQIPATKIPMSSPADLEETRKLVEAAGGEMLAVRADVRDSAQTSAVVDQAMDRFGRIDIVVANAGIDSIDATIDMPDEAWDAVIDVNLTGVFRTIRPALRPMIEAGRGGSIIVTSSCAGLTPYPNHVHYGAAKYGVIGVTQCLALELAAHRIRVNALAPSAVGTDLALNPVLFKLFTGKADATAEDAAPIFQSLNLIERPWLEPEEVSNAVVWLSGDETRAITGIVLPLDLGFMIKGPFNARDAAMRLDGSSSEGLVS; encoded by the coding sequence ATGACCGATCTCTCCGGCAAGGTCGCCCTGATCAGCGGCGCGGCCCGGGGCCAGGGGCGCTCGCACGCGCTGGCGCTCAGCCGCGCCGGCGCCCGGATCGTCGGCTTCGACCTCTGCGAGCAGATCCCCGCGACGAAGATCCCGATGTCGTCGCCGGCCGATCTGGAGGAGACGAGGAAGCTGGTCGAGGCCGCCGGAGGCGAGATGCTGGCCGTCCGGGCCGACGTCCGCGACTCTGCTCAGACCAGCGCCGTCGTCGACCAGGCGATGGACCGGTTCGGCCGTATCGACATCGTCGTCGCCAACGCCGGCATCGACTCCATCGACGCCACCATCGACATGCCCGACGAGGCCTGGGACGCCGTCATCGACGTCAATCTCACCGGCGTGTTCCGCACCATCCGCCCGGCGCTGCGGCCGATGATCGAGGCCGGCCGCGGCGGATCCATCATCGTCACGTCGTCCTGCGCGGGCCTCACGCCGTACCCCAACCACGTGCACTACGGCGCGGCGAAGTACGGCGTCATCGGCGTCACCCAGTGCCTGGCGCTGGAGCTGGCCGCGCACCGCATCCGCGTCAACGCGCTGGCGCCGTCGGCCGTCGGGACCGACCTCGCGCTCAACCCGGTGCTGTTCAAGCTGTTCACCGGGAAGGCGGACGCCACGGCCGAGGACGCCGCGCCGATCTTCCAGAGCCTCAACCTGATCGAGCGGCCGTGGCTGGAGCCGGAGGAGGTCAGCAACGCCGTGGTGTGGCTGTCCGGCGACGAGACCCGCGCGATCACCGGCATCGTGCTGCCGCTGGACCTCGGCTTCATGATCAAGGGCCCGTTCAACGCCCGCGACGCGGCCATGCGCCTGGACGGCAGCAGCTCCGAGGGACTGGTCTCGTGA